From Daucus carota subsp. sativus chromosome 6, DH1 v3.0, whole genome shotgun sequence, the proteins below share one genomic window:
- the LOC135146944 gene encoding uncharacterized protein LOC135146944 produces the protein MLLLFVGNIYSLSVHYQLYINKHCNTIYSSRRGHTMATAQYQTLDKLKAVVDEYKIKVRVIRLWRGSTRTGEEFKNFNLILLDHKGQRIHAFVPTKCAEEIYSQITVGRVFSIKQFMVQKYSQTEKFRVVRNESQLIFSKDTIIQEQADDGVTIPQEAFDFYDHSQLIELSNQTTYLEDVVGIIKDYDQIRELKNKHGQDQKKTKLVITDGR, from the exons ATGCTATTATTGTTTGTTGGAAACATTTACTCACTTTCTGTACAttaccaactatatataaacaaacacTGTAATACAATTTACTCTTCAAGAAGAGGACATACAATGGCCACTGCACAGTATCAAACACTTGACAAGCTTAAAGCTGTAGTTGATGAGTACAAGATCAAAGTTCGAGTTATTCGCTTATGGAGAGGCTCAACAAGAACCGGTGAGGAGTTCAAAAATTTCAACTTGATTCTCCTTGACCACAAG GGTCAAAGGATTCATGCCTTTGTTCCGACAAAATGTGCAGAGGAGATTTATAGCCAGATAACTGTTGGAAGAGTCTTCAGCATCAAGCAATTTATGGTGCAGAAATACAGCCAGACAGAGAAGTTTAGAGTGGTGAGAAATGAGAGTCAGCTGATTTTCAGTAAAGACACCATCATCCAAGAGCAAGCAGATGATGGTGTTACCATCCCACAGGAAGCTTTTGATTTCTACGATCATAGCCAACTGATAGAACTTTCAAATCAAACCACTTACCTGGAAG ATGTTGTAGGAATCATAAAAGATTATGATCAGATAAGAGAATTAAAGAACAAGCATGGTCAAGATCAGAAAAAAACAAAGTTGGTTATCACTGATGGGAGGTAA